The region GAGATAGCGGTGGTGTGATGGATCGGATTGTCAGTCAGTTGCTGGCGGAGCTGGACGGGATGAgcgggggggatgaggatgcggggggggtgtttgtgGTGGGAGCGACAAACAGGCCGGATTTGCTGGACCAGGCGCTGTTGCGGCCGGGGAGGTTTGACAAGATGCTTTACTTGGGGGTGTCGGATACGCATGAGAAACAGATGAAGATTATGGAGGCGCTGACGAGGAAGTATGTATTCCCCACCTTCACCTACCCGATAATGGTTGCTAACGACGATGTCAAAGAttcaccctccacccctcaGTCTCCCTCCGCAACGTCGCCGAGCGGTTGCCGTTCACTTACACCGGCGCCGACTTTTACGCCCTCTGCTCAGACGCCATGCTCAAGGCTGTTACGAGACAGGCTGCCCTCGTTGATAAGAAGGTCAAGGCTATCAACACGGAACGTCAAGCGCAGAATCAACCTGAGATCACCACCGCTTACTTCTTTGACCACTTCGCCACGAAAGAAGACGTTGCGGTCATGGTGACGGAGCAAGACTTCCTTGACGCACACAGTGAGCTTATTCCCAGCGTCAGTGCTGGGGAGCTGGAGCATTACGAAAAGGTCAGGGCTACgtttgagggggtgaaggacaagaaggagacgACGACGCAGCAGGACCAGCAGCAAAACGGGAGGTTGGCTGTGGGGAAGAGGAGTGCCAGTGATCGGAGTGTGGTTGTGCATAGGGGTAaggggaaaggaaagggcAAGGCGGTGGCGACggggagtgaggaggatgagtgtgatgatggggagggggtgaatggtggtgggtatagggataaggggaaggggaaggcgattgatgttggtggtgggagtggtgcgCCGTttggggggcaggggcaggatgatgacgaggggTTGTATGACTGATATGAGGAGATATTTTGTTTATATTGTACAGAAGGGGTTACAAATGGGAAATAATACATgttttttgattttttttcgACTGTGAAATGAAAATCACATGTGATATTTATAGCGACTGTCTCCTCACCAACATGAACTGAAAAGCATCTGACATGGAAAAGTAAACCATATACACCATGCAGGCAGGCCTTCCTTGCTACAGCACATATCAAATCACCTAGTTAAACCGAAACTATcaaacaccaacctcacctccgAAGAACCCAAACTCTCAACACATTATCAACCCACGAATCAAACATGTCTGTATTtacttcttctcctctggCTTCTTGTCATTTTCACtactctcctcctcctcctcgtcctcctcctcctcctcctcctcctcactgcTCTCCTCTTTAAtcgcctcggccttctccactgcctcaatctcctccttgctCACCCTCTCAATCGGGCTCCCATGCAAGTTCGTCACGGGCGGGTCCACGTCCTTGGGCAGACTCCCCTTCCAGCTCGTGGTCGTAGGGCTCTGAATCGTGGTCTCAATCGTTTTATCATCAGAGCTCTTCCACCCCGTGCTCGTCGGGCTCTGCAATCCCGCTGGAGTCTCCTCTTTCTTGCTTTCCTTCCCCTCGTTCTCCTGCACCTTTGCactagcagcagcagccttgctCCTCAACGCATTCAGCTGATTCTTTTTCGCTTTTTGCGCAGCTTCTTCGACGATGGAGCGGATTGGCAACGAGGCAGGATGTTGCGGCGCGGGAGTGGTGGCCTTGACCGGGTTCTGAGGAGCCACCGGTGGAAGGGCAggtttggaggtggtgactgGTTTTTGGAcgatggggggaggggcggcggatttggaggggatggtgaagTCGTCGTAGTAAATTTGGACGTGTTGTTTGAGTTCGCCGTATTCGTTCCATTCTTCGATTTCTACTAGGTCCTACACATGGGGGTtaggtggggggagggggtggtgagggtgtggtatgggaaaagggggggcagaagggggggacgaacgccgaggacgaggcctTCTTGGACTAGGCCGGGGATCTTTCTCTGGCGGCCCGAGGCGTCTTTGCCTGCGCGGCGGCCCCAGAGCATGCGCGCTTTCTCGTCGACGGCGATGTCGATTGCTTTGAAGGGGACGCGGTTGGCGCGGAGGATGGTCTCGAGGcgggaggtggcggtgacGATGTGGGAGGAGCCGGCTGTAAGGGAGGTGTAGATGTAGAGGGCGGGATCGGTTGAGTAGGTCTGCGGTGCTGCCGGCGCCGCCGTGGCCGGGGCGCTGCTTTCGGAGGCCATGATGGAGGttgtttgtggtgttgttttgtttcgcTACGACACCGAGCAACAAGGGGGGGAAGCTTCTTTGTTGGTtgggtgatgttgttgtttaTAACAGGTATGGGGAGATGATGCAATTAGACCAACTCTCGGTTGTCGCGGCCCCAGGCacaaggggaggggggttcgATCGGGTCGGGGGGTGTCGTGTTGATCGAAGGGGTCCTGAGCTGTTGCGGGGTACACGCgaaagtggaggaggggtaaGATGACGGTCTGTCGTCAACGTCAACGAAACTGCCCGTATAAAGACTCTCAACTGATGAAGGTTGTTTCCTTTGGGTTGCAAAGGTGAGCCCACTTAAAGAAGAGAAATGTCAAAGAATGAAGA is a window of Podospora pseudopauciseta strain CBS 411.78 chromosome 1, whole genome shotgun sequence DNA encoding:
- a CDS encoding hypothetical protein (COG:S; EggNog:ENOG503P4XB), whose translation is MASESSAPATAAPAAPQTYSTDPALYIYTSLTAGSSHIVTATSRLETILRANRVPFKAIDIAVDEKARMLWGRRAGKDASGRQRKIPGLVQEGLVLGDLVEIEEWNEYGELKQHVQIYYDDFTIPSKSAAPPPIVQKPVTTSKPALPPVAPQNPVKATTPAPQHPASLPIRSIVEEAAQKAKKNQLNALRSKAAAASAKVQENEGKESKKEETPAGLQSPTSTGWKSSDDKTIETTIQSPTTTSWKGSLPKDVDPPVTNLHGSPIERVSKEEIEAVEKAEAIKEESSEEEEEEEEDEEEEESSENDKKPEEKK